A window from Aneurinibacillus migulanus encodes these proteins:
- a CDS encoding ATP-binding response regulator, whose protein sequence is MLIQSVASGVIGMLQFMTNGKPVQLKIEIAESMPPVLADEKRLVQILFNLLHNALKYTNEGIITVSAELRNGHAVIHVFDTGSGMDEETLARIFLPYEQGPHGISNGSGIGLGLSICKQLVELHGGELTAHSELGKGSVFSFMLPLATPSDLSPFQNLPPQQLDASEEVAVSLSFSDALTSAWPLQFPLSSFTDGKMNILAVDDDPVNLKVLVSILSTESYNIRSVTSAREALELLGTERWDLLIT, encoded by the coding sequence TTGCTCATTCAATCCGTCGCTTCTGGTGTCATCGGCATGCTCCAATTTATGACTAACGGCAAACCCGTTCAGCTGAAAATAGAGATTGCAGAATCCATGCCGCCTGTTTTGGCAGATGAAAAAAGACTTGTACAAATTTTATTTAATTTACTGCATAACGCGCTTAAATACACCAATGAAGGAATCATTACTGTGTCCGCTGAGCTCCGGAACGGACATGCTGTCATCCATGTATTCGACACCGGCTCCGGCATGGATGAAGAAACACTGGCTCGCATATTTTTGCCCTATGAGCAAGGGCCTCATGGAATAAGCAATGGCTCAGGAATCGGCCTCGGCCTAAGCATATGCAAGCAGTTGGTGGAACTGCATGGTGGTGAACTGACAGCTCATTCTGAACTGGGTAAGGGTTCCGTATTCAGTTTTATGCTTCCGTTGGCCACCCCATCCGATCTTTCACCTTTTCAAAACCTGCCTCCTCAACAGCTTGATGCAAGTGAGGAGGTAGCAGTCAGTTTAAGCTTTTCGGATGCGTTAACTAGCGCATGGCCCTTGCAATTCCCGTTATCATCCTTTACTGACGGGAAAATGAACATCCTGGCTGTCGATGACGATCCTGTTAACCTGAAGGTGCTCGTCAGCATCCTATCGACGGAGTCGTACAACATCAGGTCAGTCACATCAGCCCGAGAAGCCCTGGAATTGCTTGGTACAGAGCGATGGGATTTACTGATTAC